Proteins from a genomic interval of Marmota flaviventris isolate mMarFla1 chromosome 8, mMarFla1.hap1, whole genome shotgun sequence:
- the Kcnj15 gene encoding ATP-sensitive inward rectifier potassium channel 15: MMDAIHISMSGAPLVKHTAGAGLKASRPRVMSKSGHSNVRIDKVDGIYLLYLQDLWTTVIDMKWRYKLTLFAATFVMTWFLFGVIYYAIAFIHGDLESRESISNHTPCIMKVDSLTGAFLFSLESQTTIGYGVRSITEECPHAIFLLVAQLVITTLIEIFITGTFLAKIARPKKRAETIKFSHCAVITKQNGKLCLVIQVANMRKSLLIQCQLSGKLLQTHVTKEGERILLNQATVKFHVDSSSESPFLILPMTFYHVLDETSPLRDLTPQNLKEKEFELVVLLNATVESTSAVCQSRTSYIPEEIHWGFEFVPVVSLSKNGKYVADFSQFEQIRKSPDCTFYCADAEKQKLEEKYRQEDQRDRELRSLLLQQSNV, from the coding sequence ATGATGGACGCCATTCACATCAGCATGTCCGGTGCCCCCCTGGTGAAGCACACGGCCGGGGCTGGACTCAAGGCCAGCAGACCCCGGGTCATGTCCAAGAGCGGACACAGCAACGTGAGGATCGACAAGGTGGACGGCATCTACCTGCTGTACCTGCAGGACCTGTGGACCACTGTCATCGACATGAAGTGGAGGTACAAGCTCACCCTGTTTGCTGCCACTTTTGTGATGACCTGGTTCCTTTTCGGAGTGATCTACTACGCCATCGCATTCATTCACGGGGACTTAGAATCCAGGGAGTCCATCTCCAACCACACCCCCTGCATCATGAAGGTGGACTCCCTCACGGGggcctttctcttttccctggagTCCCAGACCACCATCGGCTACGGGGTCCGCTCCATCACAGAGGAATGCCCCCATGCCATTTTCCTGTTGGTGGCTCAACTGGTCATCACGACCTTGATTGAGATCTTCATCACGGGCACCTTCCTGGCCAAAATCGCGAGACCCAAAAAGCGGGCCGAGACCATCAAGTTCAGCCACTGCGCGGTCATCACCAAGCAGAACGGGAAGCTGTGCTTGGTGATCCAGGTGGCCAACATGAGGAAGAGCCTGCTCATCCAGTGCCAGCTCTCTGGCAAGCTCCTCCAGACCCACGTCACCAAGGAGGGGGAGCGGATCCTCCTCAACCAAGCCACCGTCAAATTCCACGTGGACTCCTCCTCCGAGAGCCCCTTCCTCATTTTGCCCATGACATTCTACCACGTGCTGGATGAGACCAGCCCCCTGAGGGACCTGACTCCCCAAAACCTAAAGGAGAAGGAATTCGAGCTGGTGGTGCTCCTCAACGCCACCGTGGAATCCACCAGCGCCGTCTGCCAGAGCAGAACATCTTACATCCCGGAGGAGATCCACTGGGGTTTCGAGTTTGTGCCTGTGGTTTCTCTCTCCAAAAATGGAAAGTACGTGGCCGACTTCAGTCAGTTCGAGCAGATCCGGAAGAGCCCAGACTGCACCTTCTACTGTGCGGACGCCGAGAAGCAGAAGCTCGAGGAGAAGtacaggcaggaggatcagagggACCGCGAGCTCAGGAGCCTTTTGTTACAGCAGAGCAACGTCTGA